One window from the genome of Nicotiana tomentosiformis chromosome 5, ASM39032v3, whole genome shotgun sequence encodes:
- the LOC138892707 gene encoding uncharacterized protein, with protein MSVTQYEIRFSELARHALWLVPIERERIRRFFDGLYYHYHFVMTRQSLSGSIFDEVLNIARWLEMVYSQEREEREAKRPRGSGNFSGAPFGGQSYHSRGRPNRPTQMANPVHHSGSSNHNSYNARPGQSSICAILTQSSYRAPSVQGSSAPGSSGSYFGSRGPPQYLPPFSERGCF; from the coding sequence atgtctgtgacccagtacgagataaggttttcagagttggctcgtcatgcactttggttggttcccattgagagggagaggattaggaggttcttTGATGGCCTCTACTACCATTaccattttgttatgactcggcAGAGTTTATCAGGTTCTATATTTGATGAGGTGCTTAATATTGCTCGGTGGCTAGAGATGGTTTacagtcaggagcgtgaggagagggaggccaagaggcctcgtggttcaggaAATTTTAGTGGTGCACCTTTTGGGGGGCAGTCTTACCATAGCAGGGGTCGACCTAATAGGCCCACTCAGATGGCTAATCCAGTTCACCATAGTGGATCATCCAACCACAATTCATACAATGCTAGACCGGGTCAGTCATCCATTTGTGCTATCCTAACTCAGAGTTCATATCGtgccccttcagttcagggttcgtctgcaccaggttcttctggtagttatttcggttctcgaggtccgcctcaGTATTTGCCACCATTTTCCGAGAGGGGATGTTTTTAG